From a single Candidatus Methylacidiphilales bacterium genomic region:
- a CDS encoding rod shape-determining protein, whose protein sequence is MNIRSLFSLFSSDLAIDLGTANTLVYAKGKGIVVNEPSIVAINKTNGEVEAVGKEAKEMLGRTPGNIVAIRPMKDGVIADFKVTERMLNYFIQKAHGRKMMVHPRIVIGVPSEITQVEKRAVIDSAYRAKASEVHLVEQAMVAAIGAGLPVSEPGGNMVVDIGGGTTDVAVISLAGIVYSRSVRVAGNELDDAIIQYLKKKYSLLVGERTAEQIKINLGSAFTLDKPLKMEIKGRNLIEGIPRTVGIGDEEIREALKEGVDTIVNAIRVALERTPPELSADISDRGIVLTGGGALIKNLDLRIRQETGLPVSIAEDPLACVVLGIGKMLSDFKLLRRIAIE, encoded by the coding sequence ATGAACATACGTTCGTTGTTTAGTTTATTTTCCTCGGACTTGGCCATTGACCTGGGGACGGCGAATACGCTGGTGTATGCCAAGGGCAAAGGGATCGTGGTGAACGAGCCCTCGATTGTCGCGATCAACAAGACCAACGGCGAAGTGGAAGCCGTGGGCAAAGAAGCCAAAGAGATGTTGGGCCGCACGCCGGGCAACATTGTGGCCATTCGGCCGATGAAGGACGGGGTGATCGCGGATTTCAAGGTGACCGAGCGGATGTTGAATTACTTCATCCAAAAGGCGCATGGCCGCAAGATGATGGTGCACCCGCGGATTGTGATCGGGGTACCGAGCGAGATTACGCAAGTAGAAAAGCGTGCGGTGATTGATTCCGCTTACCGGGCCAAGGCGAGCGAAGTGCACTTGGTGGAGCAGGCCATGGTGGCGGCGATCGGGGCGGGTTTGCCGGTGTCCGAGCCGGGCGGCAACATGGTGGTGGACATTGGCGGCGGCACGACGGACGTGGCTGTCATCTCGTTGGCGGGCATCGTCTATTCGCGCTCGGTGCGCGTGGCGGGCAATGAATTGGACGATGCGATTATCCAATATCTGAAAAAGAAGTACAGTCTGTTGGTGGGGGAACGAACAGCCGAACAGATCAAGATAAATTTGGGTTCTGCCTTTACCTTGGATAAGCCCTTGAAGATGGAAATCAAGGGAAGGAACTTGATTGAGGGCATTCCGCGGACGGTGGGCATTGGCGACGAAGAAATCCGGGAAGCATTGAAAGAAGGCGTAGACACAATTGTCAATGCCATCCGAGTGGCCCTGGAGCGCACGCCGCCGGAACTTTCCGCGGATATTTCGGATCGCGGAATTGTTTTGACGGGCGGGGGAGCGTTGATCAAAAACCTGGACTTGCGGATCCGTCAGGAGACGGGATTGCCGGTGTCGATTGCCGAAGATCCGCTGGCCTGCGTGGTGCTGGGCATCGGGAAAATGCTTTCCGATTTCAAGCTGCTGCGGCGGATTGCGATTGAGTAA